Proteins from a single region of Syntrophales bacterium:
- a CDS encoding glucose 1-dehydrogenase: protein MDTSYLALEGKVALVTGGSRGIGKAIALALADAGADVAVSARKLPDLEKVAEEIRAKGRRALAVSAHVREMDAIRNMVDTVMKEFGRIDILVNNAATNPGMGLLVDMEEKMYDQIMVTNLKGYTMTSILVGKIMQGQKSGNIINISSVGGVSPDIGLGLYCISKAGINMLTRAMAKELGPYGIRVNCIAPGVVQTKFSQALWTNEPLLKQEMGHTPLGRISQPEEVGRVALFLASDASSYMTGQILVADGGGSI, encoded by the coding sequence TTGGATACTTCTTACTTGGCCCTGGAAGGAAAGGTAGCCCTCGTAACGGGAGGCAGCCGCGGAATCGGCAAGGCCATCGCCCTGGCGCTGGCCGACGCGGGGGCGGATGTGGCGGTCAGCGCCCGGAAGCTGCCGGACCTGGAGAAGGTGGCGGAGGAGATCCGCGCCAAGGGGCGGCGCGCCCTCGCCGTCTCGGCCCACGTCCGGGAGATGGACGCCATTCGCAACATGGTGGACACCGTCATGAAGGAATTCGGCCGGATCGACATCCTGGTGAACAACGCCGCCACGAATCCCGGCATGGGGCTCCTCGTCGACATGGAAGAGAAGATGTACGACCAGATCATGGTCACCAACCTCAAGGGATACACCATGACGAGCATTCTGGTGGGCAAGATCATGCAGGGCCAGAAGAGCGGCAACATCATCAACATCTCCTCCGTGGGCGGCGTATCGCCCGATATCGGACTGGGCCTCTACTGCATCAGCAAGGCCGGCATCAACATGCTGACCCGGGCGATGGCGAAGGAATTGGGGCCCTATGGGATCCGAGTCAACTGCATCGCTCCCGGCGTCGTACAGACCAAGTTCAGCCAGGCCCTCTGGACGAACGAGCCCCTGCTGAAGCAGGAAATGGGTCACACGCCCCTCGGGCGGATCTCCCAGCCGGAAGAAGTAGGCCGAGTCGCCCTGTTCCTGGCCTCGGACGCCTCGTCCTACATGACCGGCCAGATCCTCGTGGCCGACGGCGGCGGCTCCATTTAG
- a CDS encoding 4-hydroxyphenylacetate 3-hydroxylase N-terminal domain-containing protein — protein sequence MGLMTAQEYRDSLNDGRIVYYKGRKIENVATDPDLMACVETVAVDYLMAHDPQYKDLALVYDEELGENISRYNHVPKNGEDLLKHLELIIKATELGDGYIPLAHDIGADAMNAISITARTMGDAGKVYLERIENYRKYLKKTDKCVVAGVTDVKGDRRLRPSDAGQAHPDFHVRVVDKNDEGVIVRGAKVHITGAAYCNEFFVIPCRAMSGPEDAPYAIAFAIPANTKGIRQIVRPFHGRISDMEFPLESPLRRMHTDSLIIFDDVLVPWDRVFLCGEWKMAATMVYNFALMHRRTGCAYRIPLSEQLLGVAVAIADYNGVLDAPHVREKITELVIYLETLSALSRSACLDFVDHAGIPVPNPITTNIAKYHFAHNYHKVCEIIQDLAGGLLVTAPTYKDWQNPETQEDIKKYLQGKASVPTEDRLRMFDLIRRITSADLETICLHGEGSPFAERMTIFMEARKIIGRCKGIAENLAGIRK from the coding sequence ATGGGTTTGATGACAGCACAGGAGTACCGGGACAGTCTGAACGACGGACGCATCGTCTACTACAAGGGCCGGAAGATCGAGAACGTGGCAACGGATCCCGATCTGATGGCCTGCGTCGAGACCGTCGCCGTCGACTACCTGATGGCCCACGATCCGCAATACAAGGACCTGGCCCTCGTCTATGACGAGGAGCTGGGAGAGAACATCAGCCGCTACAACCACGTGCCGAAGAACGGGGAAGACCTGCTCAAGCACCTGGAGCTTATCATCAAGGCGACGGAGCTGGGCGACGGCTACATTCCCCTGGCCCACGACATCGGTGCCGATGCGATGAACGCCATCTCCATCACGGCACGGACGATGGGCGATGCGGGGAAGGTCTACCTGGAGCGGATCGAGAACTACCGGAAGTACCTGAAGAAGACCGACAAGTGCGTCGTCGCCGGCGTCACCGACGTGAAGGGCGACCGCAGGCTCCGGCCCTCCGACGCGGGCCAGGCCCATCCTGACTTCCATGTCCGGGTTGTCGACAAGAATGACGAGGGCGTCATCGTCCGGGGCGCCAAGGTTCACATCACCGGGGCCGCTTACTGCAACGAGTTCTTCGTAATCCCCTGCCGGGCCATGAGCGGGCCGGAAGACGCTCCCTACGCGATCGCCTTCGCCATCCCGGCGAACACCAAGGGGATCCGCCAGATCGTCCGGCCTTTCCACGGGCGGATCAGCGATATGGAGTTCCCCCTCGAGAGCCCCCTCCGTCGCATGCACACGGATTCCCTGATCATCTTCGACGACGTCCTTGTCCCCTGGGACCGCGTCTTCCTGTGCGGCGAGTGGAAGATGGCCGCCACGATGGTCTACAACTTCGCCCTGATGCACCGCCGTACGGGCTGCGCCTACCGCATCCCGCTGAGCGAGCAGCTCCTGGGCGTCGCCGTGGCCATTGCGGACTACAACGGTGTGCTTGACGCGCCCCATGTCCGGGAGAAGATCACCGAGCTGGTCATCTATCTGGAGACGCTCTCGGCCCTCTCCCGCTCGGCCTGCCTGGATTTCGTGGACCACGCGGGCATCCCGGTGCCGAACCCCATCACGACGAACATCGCCAAGTACCACTTCGCCCACAACTACCACAAGGTCTGCGAGATCATCCAGGACCTGGCCGGCGGTCTCCTCGTGACGGCTCCGACCTACAAGGACTGGCAGAACCCCGAGACCCAGGAGGACATCAAGAAGTACCTGCAGGGGAAGGCCTCCGTTCCGACAGAGGACCGGCTGCGGATGTTCGACCTGATCCGCCGCATCACCTCGGCGGACCTGGAGACGATCTGCCTCCACGGCGAGGGCTCTCCCTTCGCCGAGCGGATGACGATCTTCATGGAAGCCAGGAAGATCATCGGTCGGTGCAAGGGTATCGCCGAGAACCTGGCGGGCATCAGGAAATAA